Below is a genomic region from Microbacterium galbinum.
ATCAACCTGTCCCAGATGAGCGATGCAGACGCCCGCCGTCTCATCGACTTCGCCAGCGGTCTCTCCCTCGGCCTCTACGGTCGTATCGAGCGCGTGACCTCGAAGGTCTTCCTGCTCTCGCCGGAGAACATCGCTGTCTCGGGCCAGGGGGGTATCGCGCACGCGGACGCGGAGTCCGCGGGCTTCGATCAGTAGTAAGCCGTGCAGCTGGTCTCGATCGCCGCGAGCATCATCCATCTGGTGCTGCTGCTGTACATCTTCGTCCTCTTCGCGAGGCTGATCCTCGACTACATCCCGCTGTTCAACAGGGAGTGGCGACCGAAGGGCTTCGGCCTGGTCGTCGCCGAAGCCGCTTACACGGTGACCGATCCGCCGATCCGGTTCTTCCGGCGGATCATCCCGCCCCTGCGGATCGGAACGCTGTCGTTGGACTTCGGTTTCGCCCTGACGATGCTCATCGTGCTGATCCTGATGAACATCGTCCGGCTCTTCATCTGACCCCTGCCAGTTCTCACTCCTGAGTGTCGTGACATCGCGGCGCCAAGGTGCGGGGGCTATGCTGGCTCCCAGGTGCGCGCC
It encodes:
- a CDS encoding YggT family protein; its protein translation is MQLVSIAASIIHLVLLLYIFVLFARLILDYIPLFNREWRPKGFGLVVAEAAYTVTDPPIRFFRRIIPPLRIGTLSLDFGFALTMLIVLILMNIVRLFI